A stretch of the Papaver somniferum cultivar HN1 chromosome 6, ASM357369v1, whole genome shotgun sequence genome encodes the following:
- the LOC113290622 gene encoding monooxygenase 2-like — MENSVMKEEIVIVASGVAGLATALALQRVGVTQETNFHKQGEEGMALGPRAVHRKALLEALIEQLPIDTVRFSSKLRSIEKTKTRQDNDSFGVIALIGCDGVHSVVSKWLGLKDPVHSGRCAVRGLGVFPEGHGLKHEAQQFVDRGLRFGIAPINYEDEEMAKGDPRVIQKTILENVTGSPQVVKDVIQQSEMQSLPWAPLLFRYPWDVIFGRLSDGTITVAGDAMHPMTPDLGQGGCASLEDAVILGRHIGNSYIKNGGMISQEDLEVEIQMYVKRGDGELLV; from the exons ATGGAGAATTCTGTAATGAAAGAGGAAATAGTGATAGTTGCAAGTGGAGTTGCAGGTTTAGCAACAGCATTAGCACTCCAGAGAGTTGGAGTTACCCAAGAGACTAATTTCCATAAACAAGG GGAGGAGGGGATGGCACTTGGACCTAGAGCTGTTCACAGAAAAGCGTTACTTGAAGCTCTAATAGAACAGTTACCAATTGACACTGTCCGTTTTTCGTCAAAGCTTCGCTCGATTGAGAAAACAAAAACACGtcaagataatgattcattcGGGGTTATC GCTTTAATAGGGTGTGATGGGGTGCACTCGGTGGTGTCAAAGTGGTTAGGGCTCAAAGATCCTGTTCACTCAGGAAGATGTGCAGTGCGTGGATTGGGAGTGTTTCCGGAAGGTCATGGACTGAAGCACGAAGCTCAACAATTTGTTGATAGAGGTCTTAGATTTGGTATTGCGCCTATTAACTATGAAG ATGAAGAAATGGCTAAAGGAGACCCCAGAGTCATACAAAAGACTATATTAGAGAATGTTACTGGTTCCCCGCAAGTAGTAAAAGATGTTATACAACAATCTGAGATGCAAAGTTTACCATGGGCGCCACTGTTATTTAGATACCCATGGGATGTTATATTCGGACGTCTATCTGACGGTACTATAACTGTAGCAGGTGATGCAATGCATCCCATGACACCAGATTTAGGTCAAGGTGGTTGTGCGTCATTGGAGGATGCTGTGATATTAGGTCGCCATATAGGAAACTCGTATATCAAAAATGGTGGAATGATATCACAAGAAGATTTAGAGGTTGAGATACAAATGTATGTTAAGAGAGGAGATGGAGAACTGCTGGTTTGA
- the LOC113290625 gene encoding monooxygenase 3-like, which yields MAKGDPKVIQKTMSERVPDCLQIVKNVIQHAYMPSLSWGPLRFRCPWDLLFGKVSNGTITVAGDAMHPMTPDLGQGGCSSLEDAVVLGRRIGNSYIRNGGMLLQEDLEVEIGMYVEERRLRTAGLITGSFISGWVQQGGGGVGIISSSKVIGGLTKILRDKVFYKEFGRLSGLVQYDCGKLPAGLTSSEN from the coding sequence ATGGCAAAAGGAGACCCTAAGGTCATTCAAAAGACAATGTCAGAGAGAGTGCCTGATTGTTTACAAATCGTCAAAAATGTGATCCAGCATGCATATATGCCAAGTTTGTCATGGGGACCCCTACGATTCAGATGCCCTTGGGATCTTCTTTTTGGTAAAGTCTCGAATGGTACAATAACCGTCGCAGGTGACGCGATGCACCCAATGACACCAGACCTTGGACAAGGTGGTTGTTCGTCATTAGAAGATGCAGTGGTGTTGGGACGCCGTATAGGAAATTCATATATCAGGAATGGTGGAATGTTGTTGCAAGAGGATTTAGAAGTCGAGATAGGAATGTATGTTGAAGAGAGAAGACTTCGAACTGCTGGTTTGATTACTGGTTCATTCATTTCCGGATGGGTTCAACAAGGTGGCGGCGGTGTTGGTATAATCTCATCATCAAAAGTTATAGGCGGCTTGACGAAAATTCTTCGAGATAAGGTATTTTATAAGGAGTTCGGCCGGCTAAGTGGTTTGGTTCAATATGATTGTGGAAAGTTGCCTGCCGGATTAACTTCCTCTGAGAATTAA
- the LOC113285534 gene encoding monooxygenase 2-like: protein MENIVMSEEVVIVGGGVAGLATALALKRVGVKSLVLERANELRVTGGSLTLFPNAWIALEAVGVAEKLTSVYKPFKRGDVTNIATGVTQEILFTSDEGDEWLARGPRSVHRRALLEALLEELPADTIRYSSKLCSLEKTERRNDADFGVIIHLEDGTTIHTKVLIGCDGVHSVVAKWLGLKEPVYSGRYAVRGLGVYPEGHGLKHEVKQFVAEGQRFGILPNNNTDIFWFMTYNSTPSKELEMAKGDPKIIQKTMLEKVPDSAQIVKDVIQHACMPSLSWGPLQFRYPWDLLFGKVSNGTITVAGDAMHPMTPDLGQGGCSALEDAVVLGRHIGNSYIRNGGTLSQEDLEVEIGMYVKERRFRTAGLITGSYISGWAQQGGGGVGRIASSRVVGWLAKFVRDTVFYKIGFRRLVGLVQYDCGKLPTGSTS from the exons ATGGAAAATATTGTGATGAGTGAAGAAGTGGTGATAGTAGGAGGAGGAGTTGCAGGATTAGCAACAGCATTAGCACTCAAGAGAGTTGGAGTCAAGAGTTTAGTGTTGGAGAGAGCAAATGAGCTGAGAGTTACCGGTGGTTCTCTAACCCTTTTCCCAAATGCTTGGATTGCTCTTGAAGCAGTTGGTGTGGCTGAAAAACTTACTTCTGTTTACAAACCTTTCAAAAG gGGAGACGTTACTAATATTGCAACTGGAGTTACCCAAGAGATCCTGTTTACAAGTGACGAAGG GGATGAATGGTTGGCAAGAGGACCTAGGTCTGTACATAGGAGAGCCTTACTTGAAGCTCTGCTGGAAGAACTACCAGCTGACACAATCCGTTACTCGTCAAAACTTTGCTCACTTGAAAAGACTGAAAGACGCAATGATGCAGATTTTGGGGTTATCATACATCTGGAAGATGGGACTACTATCCATACCAAG GTTTTAATAGGGTGTGATGGTGTACACTCTGTGGTGGCAAAGTGGTTGGGGCTTAAAGAACCGGTTTATTCAGGTAGATATGCCGTGCGCGGATTAGGAGTGTATCCTGAAGGCCATGGATTGAAACATGAAGTTAAGCAATTTGTAGCAGAAGGTCAAAGATTCGGTATCCTGCCAAATAATAACACCGATATCTTCTGGTTCATGACTTATAACTCCACCCCCAGTAAAg AATTAGAGATGGCAAAAGGAGACCCAAAAATCATACAAAAGACAATGTTAGAGAAAGTACCCGATTCTGCACAAATAGTCAAAGATGTTATACAACATGCTTGCATGCCAAGTTTATCATGGGGACCCCTGCAGTTCAGATACCCATGGGATCTTCTTTTTGGTAAAGTCTCGAACGGTACAATAACCGTGGCAGGTGACGCAATGCACCCAATGACACCAGACCTTGGTCAAGGTGGTTGTTCGGCATTAGAAGACGCGGTGGTGTTGGGACGCCATATAGGAAATTCGTACATCAGAAACGGTGGAACGCTATCACAGGAGGACTTAGAAGTTGAAATAGGAATGTATGTGAAGGAGAGGAGATTTAGAACTGCTGGTTTGATTACTGGTTCATACATTTCTGGTTGGGCTCAacaaggtggtggtggtgttggtagaATCGCATCATCAAGAGTTGTGGGATGGTTGGCGAAGTTTGTTCGAGATACAGTATTTTATAAGATAGGATTCCGCCGGTTAGTTGGTTTGGTGCAGTATGATTGCGGGAAGTTGCCTACTGGATCAACTTCTTAA